In Verrucomicrobiales bacterium, the sequence CTTCCAAGACTCTGCTGAGATGCGACTGAGAGTGGTGGCGCTTTGCGCTGCGGTGCTGGAAACGTACAGGTCGGCTTGGAAGGTGCGTTCGATCCAGCCTCTCATCGTGGTGTCAAAGCTGGAGACGAGTATCCCCATCCCGGCGGTCATGGCGATCGCGCACACCAGCCCCGCGGTGGCCAGACGGTGTCGTCCGGAGGGGGGGAGCAAGTGGCCTGCGCAGAGGCGCAAGGAGATGAATCGGGCGCCCAGAGGTCGGCCGAGGCGGGCTAGCCCGCGCAAGGCTGCGCCACCGAGAATCCCTCCCCCGAGGATCCAGCACAATGCGGAGAAGTAGCCTGCGAGTGGAAAACGTACACCGCCCGCAAAGTTGACGGGCGGCAGCGGCAGGAGCGCGAACCCCAACAGCATGAATACCGTGCCCTGGCCCTCCCGCTGCCAGAACGTCATCCCCAACGGGGACTTCGGATGGCGGACCAGGATTTGAGCGGGCGGGGTTCGCGCGGCGTTTCGTGCCGGAATCCAGCCCGCCAACAGGCTGGTCCCCACTGCCAAGCCGATCGCGAGCAACCACTCGCCGATGGCCATGGTGGCCTGGTCCACGCTCGTGGTGTAGTACAGGGCATTCACCGTGCGGCCCACAAGTCGGACCGAGAGTTGGGCGCCAGCCCAACCCAGCAGTCCACCCAGCAGTCCACCCGCGAGCCCCAGCATCGTTGCCTCCAGCAGCCAGACCCTTTGGATTTGTCCCTCCTCGACCCCCAGAGACCGCAGAATGCCAATCTCCTCCCGTCGTCGGACGACGGCCCCATCGAGCGCTTGGAAGATCAGGTAGAGCCCGACCATCAGGGCGATCAGGGAAAGAATCGTGAGGTTGAGGCGGAAGGCTCGGGTCATGGTGGCCGCGCTGTCCCGACGCTCGCCCGGAGAGGATACTAGCCAACGATCCTGGGACCATTCCTGGAGTTGAGCTTGCAAGGCAGTCCGTCGTTGGGGGGCTGAGTCCCCCTCGGGAACCTGGAACTCGATCCGGCTCAGCATTCCGCGGCGATCGACCAAGGCTTGCAGTGCCGGAAGGTCCATGATCAGCAGCTGGGCGGGGGCACGGGGAGCGTGGGGATGGGTGGGAATGAGGCCGGCGATGGTAAGGGTGACAACCCGTTCATGGATCACCAGCGGCAGTGGGTCTCCGATCCGAAGTCGGTCTCGTTCTGCCAGGGCTTTGCTGATGTAGATCGCCCGGGGGTCCCTCAAGGTCCGCCAGAAGTTGGTGGAGCCCGATTGGGTCGCTCCCGCCGGCTCCGTTTGGCCAAACCACGATCGATCTTGGATCCGGCTGGCCGCTAGATTCTGGATGCCGATCAGATCGACCCCCAGCAGCTGCAAGGTTTCTTGGGATCCGATCGAGGCCGCCTCCTGAGATTGCGCTCGCACGGCAGTGGTTTCGAAGATCGGTGTCAGGACGATGGGAGCGAGGCCCAGCCGGGATCTCAGTTCCTGGAGAACCGATTCGGGCAGCATTCCGGCCGGCGCTTGGATCAGCCAATCGCATTCTTGGACGATCAAGTCGGTGAACGTTTGGAAACTGGCCAGGGCCGCCCGATTGGCCAGGCGGATGGAGAAAAAAACCGCAATGCCCAAAGCCAGGACGAGAACCAGGAGCAAGGATTGTTTGGGCGCCTGAAGCCAATGGCGCCAGGCGAACTGACGCAGCAGGGTCCCCATGAGACCTGGAGTGGAGCTTCGGTTCATGGATTGCTCATCCGAGCGTATCTGCGATGATGATTCCATCGCGGAGCTGGATGGTTCGCTGGCAGATGGCTGCAGCCTCCAGGCTGTGGGTCACCAATACTAGCGCGGTCTGTGTCTCGTCGGTCAGATCGCGGAGCAGGGCCAGGATGTTCTCTCCATTCACCGAATCGAGATTTCCGGTCGGCTCGTCGGCAAGGATCAAGGCGGGCTGATGGATGAGCGCCCTCGCGATCGCCACCCGCTGCATCTCGCCCCCGGACAACTGTCCGGGAAAGGCATCGGCGCGCGCCGAGAGCTTAACTCGATCCAGCAGACGTTGCACCCTGGAACGACGCTCCTCGGTGGGAACTCCGATCAGCTGCAGGGGAAACTCCACATTCTCGAAAGCGGTCAGTGTGGGCAGGAGGTGGAAAAACTGGAAGATGCTGCCGACATGGTGGCGTCTGACGTGCGCTAGTTCGTCGCTCGACAGCGACGACAGGCTTTGGCCTCGAATGTGGATCGAGCCAGAATCCGGCTTGTCCACCCCGCCCAAGCAATTCAGCAGGGTGGTTTTTCCACTGCCGGACGGGCCGATGAGGGCCACGCGTTGTCCGGCCGTGAGTGACATCGAAACGCGGTTGAGAACTAGGCGACCAGCATAGGATTTGGAAACCTGGGAAACCTCCAGCACCTGCACGGGGGCTACCTCATCTGGAGTCTTTGGACTGAGATGAGCGGCAGCAAGCCGGGTGTTGTCGGATGGTCGCATGGAATCAGTTTGTACCTGAGACCACGGGTTGTCGATGGTGACGCCACTTCCTTGGAGTTTGGCCTGCCACGCTGGCCGGTGTCTTGCGGAGGGAACAGGGGCGGCACCCGTGCCAGACCGGGATCATCCGCCCAAGTCGAACCGCGCAGCGGGTCGCTTGCCTTTTGGTGCTGGGTAGTCTTTGTTGGGAGGCTCCCTTGAGAAGGAAGAGAAATGGATGTCGGGAGATGGGAATGGATATGTCATACGAAATGCTGCTTTTACTGGGCCTGATCTTGGTTTCTCTCGTCTTTTTCTGGGGAGACTGGGTTTCTTCGGACATCGTGGCCCTGGGGCTGTTGCTGCTCCTGATCTTCACCGGTCTGCTGACCCCTCGGGATGCCTTCGCCGGGTTTGGCAGCGATACGGTGCTCATGACCTTTGGGTTGCTGCTGCTAACGGGAACCCTGGTCAAAACGGGTGCCGTACAGTTGGTGGGACAGGCCATCCACAGCCGGGTGCGGGGTGGTCCGGTGGTGCTCTTGGGGGTGATCATGATGACCGTTGCCGGAATGAGCGCGCTGGTGAGCAACACGGCCACGGCGGCCTTCTTCGTTCCGGTGGTGGTCGGGCTGGCGGCGCGGGCTGGGCAATCGCCGTCGAAGTTTCTGCTGCCCGTGGCCTTCGCCTCCATTTTGAGTAGCTCCGTCACTTTGATCAGCACCTCGACGAATCTCGTGGTGAGCGGCTTGATGGTTACCTCGGGACTGGCTCCATTGGGGATGTTTGAACTTACCCCCGTTGGGCTTCCGATCGTCCTGCTCGGGCTGACTTACATGATGCTCCTCGGGCGTCGGCTCATCCCCGACCGTTCTGGACCTCCAGGACTGATCGACCAATTTGGAATGCGTTCCTATCTCACGGAGGTGCTGATCCTGGAGAACTCACCCCTCGTTGGGCGCACTCTCGGGGAATCGGGTCTGGGTCGTGATCTCGATTTCACGGTGATCCGCCTGCTTCGGGGCAAGGACCAGTATCTCC encodes:
- a CDS encoding FtsX-like permease family protein, translated to MNRSSTPGLMGTLLRQFAWRHWLQAPKQSLLLVLVLALGIAVFFSIRLANRAALASFQTFTDLIVQECDWLIQAPAGMLPESVLQELRSRLGLAPIVLTPIFETTAVRAQSQEAASIGSQETLQLLGVDLIGIQNLAASRIQDRSWFGQTEPAGATQSGSTNFWRTLRDPRAIYISKALAERDRLRIGDPLPLVIHERVVTLTIAGLIPTHPHAPRAPAQLLIMDLPALQALVDRRGMLSRIEFQVPEGDSAPQRRTALQAQLQEWSQDRWLVSSPGERRDSAATMTRAFRLNLTILSLIALMVGLYLIFQALDGAVVRRREEIGILRSLGVEEGQIQRVWLLEATMLGLAGGLLGGLLGWAGAQLSVRLVGRTVNALYYTTSVDQATMAIGEWLLAIGLAVGTSLLAGWIPARNAARTPPAQILVRHPKSPLGMTFWQREGQGTVFMLLGFALLPLPPVNFAGGVRFPLAGYFSALCWILGGGILGGAALRGLARLGRPLGARFISLRLCAGHLLPPSGRHRLATAGLVCAIAMTAGMGILVSSFDTTMRGWIERTFQADLYVSSTAAQSATTLSRISAESWKKIVAHPGVADANIVQSCEVSLPEGRTLLSGAELSVLRSRTQLPWVDEPLSEAVFRSHENEGLAVVSESFSERFRKRRGDRIPLPTPSGTRELTIAGVFADYGNERGSILIERQHFARWFHEEQASALMLFLKAGSSPEAMRSKWQQEFPGLRFFSNAHLRSEILRIFQQTFAITYALEIIGVLVAVVGLGLTLVSLLLERRGELSILRSVGMTRPQIARATACEGLALAAGGVVAGTAVSLALGWMLIHVINKQTFGWTLVMDVPWLQISGLAAVILAVGTAVSFAVGRWGATLPSDREE
- a CDS encoding ABC transporter ATP-binding protein, which gives rise to MRPSDNTRLAAAHLSPKTPDEVAPVQVLEVSQVSKSYAGRLVLNRVSMSLTAGQRVALIGPSGSGKTTLLNCLGGVDKPDSGSIHIRGQSLSSLSSDELAHVRRHHVGSIFQFFHLLPTLTAFENVEFPLQLIGVPTEERRSRVQRLLDRVKLSARADAFPGQLSGGEMQRVAIARALIHQPALILADEPTGNLDSVNGENILALLRDLTDETQTALVLVTHSLEAAAICQRTIQLRDGIIIADTLG